The Candidatus Krumholzibacteriia bacterium genome contains a region encoding:
- a CDS encoding glycosyltransferase, which produces MLSRFRSRIDFWSVVLTGPLVPPPLARQFAAATRQLPVTLRDFVASTRPYTSRSDLVVCTAGYNTMTEVLAVAARALVVPRVLYRNEQLLRAERLAELGLVELLRPEHLDPARLLASVEAQLASSRTPLREARTARLLRFDGADRAADHCRELLGAACATTRGGA; this is translated from the coding sequence ATGCTCTCCCGCTTCCGCTCGCGCATCGACTTCTGGAGCGTGGTGCTCACCGGCCCGCTCGTCCCCCCACCGCTTGCCCGGCAGTTCGCCGCCGCCACGCGGCAGCTGCCCGTCACCCTCAGGGACTTCGTGGCGTCCACGCGACCGTACACGAGCCGTTCGGATCTCGTCGTCTGCACCGCCGGCTACAACACGATGACCGAGGTGCTGGCCGTGGCAGCTCGGGCCCTCGTCGTTCCTCGCGTCCTCTATCGCAACGAGCAACTACTACGCGCCGAGCGCCTCGCCGAGCTGGGGCTCGTCGAGCTGCTGCGCCCCGAGCACCTGGATCCCGCCCGGTTGCTGGCCAGCGTCGAGGCCCAGCTCGCCAGCAGCCGCACCCCGCTGCGCGAGGCCCGCACCGCGCGGCTGCTGCGTTTCGATGGCGCCGACCGGGCCGCAGACCATTGTCGAGAGCTCCTCGGCGCTGCCTGCGCCACAACGAGAGGTGGAGCATGA
- a CDS encoding T9SS type A sorting domain-containing protein: MALYPNPASGRVVIPFSSGYGERVRRTVYDVAGREVARVFEGWLRPGTGQWIWSVEDERSRIKLAAGVYVVRLRTEHGVQARKLVLVE; encoded by the coding sequence ATGGCTCTCTATCCGAACCCGGCAAGCGGGCGCGTGGTGATCCCGTTTTCGAGCGGTTACGGCGAGAGGGTGCGGCGCACCGTGTACGACGTGGCCGGGCGCGAGGTGGCCCGCGTCTTCGAAGGCTGGCTGCGACCCGGAACAGGGCAGTGGATCTGGTCGGTCGAGGATGAGCGAAGCAGAATCAAGCTGGCGGCCGGGGTGTATGTGGTTCGGCTCAGGACCGAGCACGGGGTGCAGGCGCGCAAGTTGGTGCTCGTGGAGTGA
- a CDS encoding class I SAM-dependent methyltransferase: protein MREFIRDDDSRLRVVGGFRQFLLDYRQPTTPRATWTEAEYAAAATKKRSRAERLLESFRHWSVPLDGVALLDVACGDGSNVLVLGEQPARILVGIDLELPLFTPNGRGEQARRLAATMGQASGALPPGTTQFARMNATSLGFATGTFDVLMSRSATEHIRPIEPALQEMVRVVKGGGLIHLSIDPYYWVRGCHKRGIVDIPWAHARLTLSEYDRFVATHEGERVAARRYKRLDTLNRFTVAEWRQVIDQMGCEVLEWRQSYSTLGDQVLARYPDVLATLLPGVTREDLLCERIKVWLRNRPRANVTPRAPTCAPAPRARS from the coding sequence GTGAGAGAATTCATCCGGGATGACGACAGCCGGTTACGCGTAGTTGGGGGCTTCCGCCAGTTCCTGCTCGACTACCGTCAGCCCACGACCCCGCGCGCGACTTGGACCGAAGCTGAATACGCGGCTGCTGCGACCAAGAAGCGCAGTCGCGCCGAGCGGCTACTCGAGTCCTTCCGCCACTGGTCCGTGCCGTTGGACGGTGTGGCGTTACTCGATGTCGCTTGCGGTGATGGAAGCAACGTTCTGGTGCTCGGCGAGCAGCCGGCGAGAATTCTCGTGGGCATCGACCTCGAACTACCCCTGTTCACACCCAACGGGAGAGGGGAGCAAGCGCGAAGGCTCGCAGCTACAATGGGCCAGGCCTCAGGTGCATTGCCACCAGGCACAACGCAATTTGCGCGGATGAACGCCACCTCCCTTGGTTTCGCGACGGGGACGTTCGATGTTTTGATGTCCCGTTCGGCGACGGAGCACATCAGACCCATCGAGCCGGCTTTGCAAGAGATGGTGCGCGTGGTCAAAGGCGGCGGCCTGATTCATCTGAGTATCGATCCCTATTACTGGGTTCGCGGCTGTCACAAGCGCGGCATCGTCGATATTCCCTGGGCGCACGCGAGGCTGACGCTGTCTGAGTATGATCGTTTTGTCGCGACCCATGAGGGCGAGCGCGTCGCTGCAAGGCGCTACAAGCGTCTGGATACTCTGAACCGCTTCACCGTAGCGGAATGGCGACAGGTGATCGACCAGATGGGCTGCGAAGTTCTCGAATGGAGACAGAGCTACTCCACATTGGGCGACCAGGTGCTCGCCCGGTACCCCGACGTCCTGGCGACCCTGCTGCCCGGCGTCACCCGCGAGGACCTCCTGTGCGAGCGCATCAAGGTCTGGCTACGAAATCGTCCTCGTGCCAACGTCACTCCACGAGCACCAACTTGCGCGCCTGCACCCCGTGCTCGGTCCTGA